The following proteins are encoded in a genomic region of Corylus avellana chromosome ca4, CavTom2PMs-1.0:
- the LOC132177857 gene encoding 1-aminocyclopropane-1-carboxylate oxidase homolog 4-like: MTTATTDDEEYDRPKAVKEFDDSKIGVKGLVDSGITTIPRFFVHPPETLSDLKSGSAVGSGPDFIPAIDLAGVDSDHGRSVIVEQIRRASSTVGFFQIVNHGVPLGVLERAMASVKGFYEQPTDIKARLYTRERGIGVSYFSNLDLYHSKAASWRDTLLVRLGPKVVDEDEIPEIFRKEVIEWDREIKQLGELLAGLLCEGLGVEANRLKEMTCLEGRVMVGNYYPHCPQPDLTVGLAYHTDPGVLTVVQQDHVGGLQVKYGGVYVDVKPLPGALVVNIGDLLQIISNGEYKSAEHRVLANPKNEARLSMTLFFNPGNRDSLYGPLPEIISAQKPAIYQHFSLMDFMTRFLGKELEGKSLANYYKL, translated from the exons ATGACCACGGCAACAACCGACGACGAAGAATACGACCGACCCAAAGCGGTGAAGGAATTCGACGATTCCAAGATCGGCGTCAAAGGCCTTGTCGACTCCGGCATCACCACCATCCCTCGCTTCTTCGTCCACCCACCCGAGACTCTCTCCGACCTCAAATCCGGCTCTGCAGTCGGATCTGGACCCGATTTCATCCCAGCCATCGACCTCGCCGGGGTCGACTCGGATCATGGCCGCTCTGTTATCGTTGAGCAGATCAGACGCGCTTCCTCCACCGTAGGATTCTTCCAGATTGTCAACCACGGTGTTCCGCTGGGAGTTCTGGAGCGTGCGATGGCCTCCGTCAAGGGCTTCTACGAGCAGCCGACGGATATAAAGGCACGGTTGTATACTAGAGAGAGGGGAATCGGCGTTTCCTACTTTTCCAACCTCGACTTGTATCATTCCAAAGCCGCCAGTTGGAG GGACACCCTCCTGGTAAGACTGGGGCCGAAGGTGGTGGATGAGGATGAAATCCCTGAGATATTCAGAAAGGAGGTGATTGAGTGGGACCGAGAGATCAAACAGCTGGGAGAGCTCTTGGCGGGGCTGCTTTGTGAGGGGCTGGGAGTGGAGGCTAATAGGTTGAAGGAGATGACATGTTTGGAAGGGAGAGTGATGGTGGGGAACTACTACCCGCACTGCCCACAGCCTGATCTAACGGTTGGGCTTGCGTATCATACAGATCCAGGGGTGTTGACGGTGGTGCAGCAGGATCATGTTGGTGGGTTGCAGGTTAAGTATGGTGGTGTTTACGTGGATGTTAAACCTCTCCCTGGAGCTCTTGTTGTTAACATTGGGGATTTGCTTCAG ATCATATCAAACGGAGAATACAAAAGTGCAGAGCACCGAGTGTTGGCGAACCCCAAGAATGAAGCACGATTGTCGATGACGCTTTTCTTCAACCCAGGGAATAGAGATTCGTTGTATGGACCGTTGCCGGAGATAATCTCAGCACAGAAACCTGCAATTTACCAGCACTTCTCGTTAATGGACTTCATGACCAGGTTTTTGGGAAAGGAGTTGGAGGGCAAATCTTTGGCAAATTACTATAAGCTGTGA